Proteins encoded together in one Atribacterota bacterium window:
- the purN gene encoding phosphoribosylglycinamide formyltransferase: MISIAVLVSGRGSNLQAIINAIKKGRINGEIKLVLCDNPRAYALQRAKKNNIKIQVVHYKMFSSKEEYEQEIIKHLDSNKIDLIVLAGYMRLLSPSFVKKYHYRIINIHPALLPAFPGLHAQRQALEYGVKVSGCTVHFVDEGVDSGPIILQKAVEVKQFDDEESLSRRILKYEHQLLPRAIQLFAQGKIEIIKDRIYLKD, translated from the coding sequence ATGATTAGTATTGCGGTTTTGGTTTCAGGGAGAGGAAGTAATCTCCAGGCTATTATTAATGCCATAAAGAAAGGCAGAATTAATGGGGAAATAAAATTAGTTCTATGTGATAATCCCAGGGCTTATGCCTTACAGAGAGCGAAAAAAAATAATATCAAAATCCAGGTTGTACATTATAAAATGTTTAGCAGTAAAGAGGAATATGAGCAGGAAATCATAAAGCATCTTGATAGTAATAAAATTGATCTTATAGTTCTGGCAGGATATATGCGTTTATTGAGTCCTAGTTTTGTTAAAAAATATCATTACCGTATTATAAATATTCATCCTGCTTTATTACCAGCTTTTCCGGGATTGCATGCTCAGAGGCAAGCACTGGAATATGGTGTTAAAGTAAGCGGCTGCACAGTGCATTTTGTTGATGAAGGAGTTGATAGTGGACCAATCATTTTGCAAAAAGCGGTGGAAGTAAAACAATTTGATGATGAGGAATCCCTCTCCCGGAGAATATTGAAATATGAACATCAACTTTTACCAAGAGCTATTCAATTATTTGCCCAGGGTAAAATTGAAATAATTAAGGATAGGATTTATCTAAAAGATTAG
- a CDS encoding sugar diacid recognition domain-containing protein: MKITHDLAQQIVDRTISIIGKNINIMDENGFIIGTGDRSRLNQYHEGAALVIKNKEKMFIYPENENHLVGVKPGVNLPIEDNNEIIGVVGITGNPDEVGPFGEIIKMAVEMMLQQEFLLKEIALESQAKENFIHDLISGRVGNDKDLFIARGNIVGYDITIPRVALSVNIYRFEKTTRNSIRDHSGLKEGEIYLQRLKNDILRTIRDLFQHQPQDIVSYVGGDRFVVLKTINIGNKPEIIRAKLIKISNQIKEAILIQRKFVASIGMGEYHPGIKGIMHSYQEACRAIEIGDKVNSKIGIHHIADLGIYRLCAELNPEIRNNYIKNIFKKDINNKRKELKAIFWDTLQVFFENNLSITNTSKAIFVHRNTLLYRLEKIRHATGLDPRKFNEAIQLYIALKMKHFQEE, encoded by the coding sequence ATGAAAATTACTCACGATTTAGCCCAACAGATTGTTGATCGGACAATAAGTATTATTGGGAAGAATATCAACATCATGGATGAAAATGGATTTATTATCGGAACTGGGGATAGAAGTCGACTAAATCAATATCACGAAGGCGCAGCCCTGGTTATTAAGAATAAGGAAAAAATGTTTATTTATCCGGAAAATGAAAATCATTTAGTTGGTGTTAAACCGGGGGTCAATTTGCCTATAGAGGATAATAATGAGATTATTGGTGTGGTAGGTATCACTGGTAATCCTGATGAAGTTGGTCCTTTTGGAGAGATTATCAAGATGGCTGTTGAGATGATGTTGCAACAGGAATTTCTATTGAAAGAGATTGCCTTAGAGAGTCAGGCTAAGGAGAATTTTATTCACGACCTAATTTCAGGTAGAGTAGGAAATGATAAGGATTTATTTATTGCCAGAGGTAATATTGTTGGCTATGATATTACCATTCCCAGAGTTGCACTTTCAGTAAATATCTATCGTTTTGAAAAAACAACTCGTAATAGCATAAGAGATCATAGTGGATTAAAAGAAGGTGAAATTTATTTGCAGAGATTAAAGAATGATATTTTAAGGACAATCCGAGATCTTTTTCAACATCAACCTCAGGATATTGTGTCTTATGTCGGAGGAGATCGCTTTGTAGTCCTTAAAACCATCAATATTGGTAATAAGCCAGAAATTATTAGAGCTAAATTAATAAAAATAAGTAATCAGATAAAGGAGGCAATTTTAATCCAGCGAAAATTTGTTGCTTCAATTGGTATGGGAGAATATCATCCTGGCATTAAAGGTATAATGCATTCCTATCAAGAAGCCTGTCGTGCTATTGAAATAGGAGATAAGGTAAATAGTAAAATTGGTATTCACCATATTGCTGATTTAGGTATTTATCGATTATGTGCAGAACTTAATCCAGAAATAAGAAATAATTATATTAAAAATATTTTTAAAAAAGATATAAATAATAAAAGAAAAGAGCTAAAAGCTATTTTTTGGGATACCCTTCAGGTTTTTTTTGAAAATAATCTGAGTATAACTAACACAAGTAAAGCTATTTTTGTTCATCGTAATACACTTCTTTATCGTTTAGAAAAGATTAGACATGCCACCGGTTTAGATCCGCGTAAGTTTAATGAGGCTATTCAATTGTATATAGCACTGAAGATGAAGCATTTTCAAGAAGAATAG
- a CDS encoding glycerate kinase, giving the protein MKIVIAPDSFKGSLSAIEVSEAIAQGVKQVYPAAIAEKVPMADGGEGTVECLVNATQGKIYQQEVIGPLGEPVLANFGILGDEVTAVIEMASASGLPLVPSERKNPLITTTFGTGQLIKSALDYGCHKMIIGIGGSATNDGGAGMLQALGIHLLDENDKEIGFGGVQLSYLNRIDLSEIDHRVKETSFLVASDVQNPLCGPTGASNIYGPQKGATGEMVKILDEALYHLADVIKRDLGKDIKNIPGAGAAGGLGAGLMAFLDAELKPGIDIVIDTVHLEQKLKDANLVITGEGEINGSTIYGKTPIGVARIAKKYSIPVVSISALIDNSGWIVKEHGIDYLIKPENPSMSLEFSKLKKIELLSKTISAFLRKNGKILIRE; this is encoded by the coding sequence ATGAAGATTGTTATTGCCCCTGATTCCTTTAAAGGTAGTTTAAGCGCTATTGAAGTTTCAGAAGCGATAGCGCAAGGTGTAAAACAGGTTTATCCAGCTGCCATAGCGGAGAAGGTACCAATGGCCGATGGAGGAGAAGGTACCGTTGAATGTTTAGTAAATGCCACTCAGGGAAAGATATATCAACAAGAAGTAATAGGACCTCTTGGTGAACCTGTGTTAGCCAACTTTGGTATCCTTGGTGACGAGGTAACTGCTGTAATTGAAATGGCTTCTGCCTCCGGGCTTCCTCTTGTTCCCTCCGAGAGAAAAAATCCCTTAATTACTACAACCTTTGGTACGGGTCAATTAATCAAGAGTGCACTTGATTATGGATGCCATAAGATGATTATCGGTATTGGAGGAAGCGCTACCAATGACGGAGGAGCAGGAATGTTACAGGCATTAGGAATACATTTACTTGATGAGAATGATAAGGAAATAGGATTTGGAGGAGTACAGCTATCTTATTTAAATCGGATTGATCTTTCTGAGATTGATCATCGAGTAAAAGAAACCAGCTTCCTGGTAGCTTCTGATGTTCAAAATCCTTTATGTGGTCCTACCGGTGCTTCCAACATATATGGTCCTCAAAAAGGCGCAACAGGAGAGATGGTTAAGATTCTCGATGAAGCGTTATACCATCTTGCTGATGTTATTAAACGTGATTTAGGCAAAGATATAAAGAATATTCCAGGTGCCGGAGCTGCAGGAGGATTGGGTGCTGGATTAATGGCTTTTTTAGATGCAGAACTAAAACCCGGTATAGATATAGTTATAGATACTGTTCATCTGGAGCAAAAGTTAAAAGATGCAAATTTAGTGATTACTGGCGAGGGTGAAATAAATGGTTCTACGATTTATGGTAAAACTCCTATTGGGGTAGCCAGAATAGCAAAAAAATATAGCATACCAGTAGTATCAATCAGTGCATTAATAGATAATTCTGGCTGGATAGTAAAAGAACATGGAATTGATTATCTAATCAAACCAGAGAATCCTTCAATGAGCTTAGAATTTTCTAAATTGAAGAAAATTGAACTATTGAGTAAAACAATTTCAGCTTTTCTAAGAAAAAATGGTAAAATATTAATAAGAGAATAA